One region of Trichoderma breve strain T069 chromosome 7 map unlocalized scaffold00007, whole genome shotgun sequence genomic DNA includes:
- a CDS encoding MFS/sugar transport protein domain-containing protein: MASSLVGRASIRGGSETVQMVLLTFCTIGITFTWGIEMTYCTPYLLNLGLTKSNTSLVWIAGPLSGLIVQPIVGVVADESTSRWGRRRPLMMVGAVIVSACLLVLGFTREIVGGFMGAEAGSDAARRVTVVLAVAAIYAVDFAINMIMSCARSLIVDTLPIEKQQAGAAWGSRMNAIGHMIGYGAGSIDLVRLLGPGFGDSQFKQLTVIAAMAILGTTSVTCWAVTERVLVASKDHDDKKQHLDDPLSVFRQIRSTLLTLPPRVQAICWAQFWSWIGWFPFLFYSTTWVGETYFRYDMPPGAKKSADTLGDIGRIGSAALMIYSTVSFVGAFFLPMVVRSPDDDSYTHRPPRAMAGFLEKLNSMKPDLLTAWICGHLMFSAAMFMAPLARSFISATFLMCLCGIPWAIAMWAPTAFLGIEVNKLSGAHDPSSILPSSRASSRSSSSSSSSSTSGELSGIYFGILNIYTTLPQFIGTFISTIVFAILEPGKSPELHEAAEETASKDAGEGTNAIAVCLFIGAMSTLIAARMTQKLRKL; encoded by the exons ATGGCGTCTTCGCTGGTTGGGAGGGCGTCGATTCGGGGTGGTTCGGAGACGGTGcagatggtgttgttgacGTTTTGCACGATTGGGATTAC GTTTACATGGGGCATTGAAATGACTT ACTGCACGCCCTACCTCCTCAACCTGGGCCTCACCAAGAGCAACACGTCGCTCGTCTGGATCGCAGGCCCTCTATCCGGCCTCATTGTGCAGCCCATCGTCGGGGTCGTGGCCGATGAGAGCACCTCGCGCTGGGGCCGGCGCAGGCCGCTGATGATGGTCGGGGCGGTGATTGTGTCGGCGtgcctgctggtgctgggctTCACGAGGGAGATTGTGGGCGGCTTCATGGGGGCTGAGGCCGGGAGTGATGCGGCGAGGAGGGTGACGGTTGTTCTGGCGGTGGCGGCGATTTACGCGGTGGACTTTGCCATCAATATGA TCATGTCGTGTGCGAGGAGTCTCATTGTCGATACGCTTCCCAttgagaagcagcaggctgGAGCTGCCTGGG GCAGCCGGATGAACGCCATCGGCCACATGATCGGCTACGGCGCCGGCTCCATCGACCTCGTCCGCCTGCTCGGCCCCGGCTTCGGCGACTCGCAGTTCAAGCAGCTAaccgtcatcgccgccatggccatccTCGGCACCACCTCCGTCACCTGCTGGGCCGTCACCGAGCGCGTCCTCGTCGCCAGCAAGGACCACGACGACAAGAAGCAGCACCTCGACGACCCCCTGAGCGTCTTCCGCCAGATCCGCTCCACGCTGCTCACCTTGCCGCCGCGCGTACAAGCCATCTGCTGGGCCCAGTTCTGGTCCTGGATCGGCTGGTTCCCGTTTCTCTTCTACAGCACCACCTGGGTCGGCGAGACGTACTTTCGCTACGATATGCCGCCTGGTGCGAAGAAGTCGGCTGACACGCTGGGAGATATTGGACGTATTGGGAGTGCGGCTTTGATGATTTACTCGACTGTCAGTTTTGTCGGGGCTTTCTTCTTGCCCATGGTTGTGCGCTCTCCGGATGATGATAGCTACACGCACCGGCCGCCGCGAGCAATGGCTGGGTtccttgagaagctcaacagCATGAAGCCGGACTTGTTGACGGCTTGGATTTGCGGCCACTTGATGTTTTCGGCGGCCATGTTTATGGCCCCCTTGGCGAGGAGCTTTATATCTGCCACGTTTCTCATGTGTCTATGTGGAAT ACCATGGGCCATTGCAATGTGGGCTCCAACAGCCTTCCTCGGCATCGAAGTCAACAAACTCAGCGGCGCCCACGATCCCTCCTCCATTCTCCCTTCATCACGCGCCTCTTcccgctcctcctcctcttcttcttcatcttccacatcGGGCGAGTTGTCCGGTATCTACTTTGGTATCCTCAACATTTACACCACCCTCCCCCAGTTTATCGGcaccttcatctccaccatcgtctttgccatcCTCGAGCCCGGTAAGAGCCCCGAGCTGCACGAAGCCGCTGAGGAAACAGCCagcaaggatgctggcgaaGGCACGAATGCCATTGCGGTTTGTCTGTTTATCGGTGCTATGAGTACCCTGATTGCGGCTCGGATGACGCAGAAGCTACGAAAGTTGTGA
- a CDS encoding rhoGEF domain-containing protein, giving the protein MDPDPDLDLDLDSVLVAHDADAHPPARHLPHLLDHSSSNPAAFYSNPANDIVLPASTTNAQVLAHHAAATLDPDDFYKSYQTAPGEPQPFPMASPVPPPDTDGAAARHLQPPANRSAGRQGTGTAMRSASNPLDRKSAATSRSPSASAPSVKDLKKRFDQTGGPNSIPRPPPRQVAPVARVRQDTITSKPKPKPKPSSSGSSSTHANTRSGIPASNSSKQSSSSGSTSGSTSGSTSTSSPSQPSPPSPKSNPQFPGLLFGEIPPGQHDVVAAGFGIDNLRPRRTSESNVHGLVGRQRSFSDLEAEPASPSSCDHSASKHLLPLIHKSPPPAATSTGTTTTAALAAATVTATAVAAAEATAHSATHASAGASSKLPVSISRRLASPTNSNSSPASSRSNSPSTFRRPPTGRKQPPSGLVTPSNSNNRLQAYVSTAPPKLSPPLRSSRPRQPVSVATTASSRMKEAAKTKPPARPNARDNPSSSKTYDPAKRKIIAVGPIDFEQRREHIRLAYTKTIRESQAYEVRQRAVERRRKQMEEAKAKAETATTAAAAPDTDTTTTTTTASPTTVTAGEEEASSNEPAEDRVNPEVEAAETGPAESFSAREPAVELPADHDPRAVVGNNRASLLEIPTDAASHPAPGKDDDSPTLGIPGSFPEPSPSANVARKQRPLSTISATSAVTEFDIEPQAELSELTMSDRPLSPQIIVPKRERSQYRSPFEDDDFPSSPPRPRPATHHISQDSHTDQQFIPDAYYDNEHQENSFETHVHQDYQTIVTILPQPSHEPPAAEETARAASFPRLDIQDESDCHSDLESVPAMARRMRADIDDAATDACTEETDDRDGMEDERSPYRFGAAHSPNRASTCASSDIETFDDLLYPSHDEQVDAGPPNKLLAPPSISRADRSSHQTAWTNVSVESMGHSEASESPVIAGVRPSVDSTRSSIQLGQQLPELDTGEGFSIPYLSAEAASDFSYLSSPKHEPPALPRSGRNSAIESQTSSVFYEQSQYGSTLVNSERGSGEYISHHSETPLSMMDMTSMETMDQYFEGQAPQDSDAKSFIQETEDLSSEERHRLIQRRNVIKELVDTEAIFVRDMNIVEEIYKGTAEACPKLDAKISKLIFRNSDEIVEFHTSFLVLLKEAVASIYVPKSGRSLVAREDSLYSEQSQTSIVDLSDAKDRETSLGPAFQASMEKMKLAHEGFLRNSDQAAKKLIQIQQDPTVQIWLNECNEVAKDLTAAWDLDSLLIKPMQRITKYPNLIMTLLQHTPQDHPDREPLVVAKEALEEAIIEINKTKKNFELVGQIVGRKRKESDVKAGLARAFGKKVDKLQGGARPPEDPEYVKLEERFSDDYLRLQVVLRDVEFYTRQVSSYVHEFLQYLSAIELVMRLQPGSFPELESKWVQFNISIRDIEKVALEQHLAQIRKHVIEPFEHVIKSYGNPSLAMKKRQKRRVVWERAEQLKKAGKSVEPKLKELVEQYEALNDTLIKELPKLSALTEKVGNICLGNLINIQANWYLIWREKMRAVLADAPEMPEIEEIVATFEREFPYANEMMANIGIINPAYHGRTSISTTNGDDNLPRTRGRTSEAENRAWGQPVNGEPVPSLPAPDFGKRHSGSFTLSPIAAGPSSGFGATAPSPHQYYYRDFYAGLSSSQGGMASPRSAEVPATSRSLGGTRPSTGKSFDSSAMAMPRQSTESAPHTRRDSDGPEESQRSSRASSRERAHASDGYNILWLAASLFEFNISTTKHEAGYPYLTYQAGEIFDVIAEKGELWLAKNQDDPTDQVGWIWSKHFAKLADS; this is encoded by the exons ATGGACCCGGACCCGGACCTagacttggacttggataGCGTGCTTGTCGcccatgatgctgatgctcaTCCGCCGGCTCGCCATCTCCCCCATCTTCTTGACCACTCGAGCTCCAACCCAGCTGCCTTTTACTCTAACCCTGCCAACGACATCGTCCTGCCCGCCTCAACCACCAATGCTCAGGTCCTCGCCCACCATGCTGCTGCCACCTTAGATCCTGACGACTTTTACAAGAGCTACCAGACAGCACCCGGCGAGCCGCAGCCTTTCCCAATGGCCTCGCCAGTCCCGCCTCCCGACACCGATGGGGCTGCTGCAAGACACCTGCAGCCGCCTGCAAATCGCAGTGCTGGCCGTCAGGGTACCGGTACTGCCATGCGCTCCGCCTCGAACCCCCTCGACCGCAAGTCAGCCGCGACGTCGAGATCCCCTTCGGCCAGCGCCCCCAGCGTTAAGGATCTGAAGAAGCGCTTCGACCAGACCGGCGGGCCAAACTCCATCCCCAGACCTCCTCCGCGCCAGGTTGCTCCAGTCGCTCGGGTCAGGCAAGATACTATTACGAGTAAACCCAaaccgaagccgaagcccaGCTCGTCAGGCTCTTCATCCACGCACGCAAATACTCGTTCTGGCATCCCCGCTTCGAACTCGTCCAAGCAGTCTTCGTCATCGGGTTCGACCTCGGGTTCGACCTCGGGCTCGACCTCGACGTCAAGTC CCTCCCAAccgtcgccgccatctccaaagTCTAACCCTCAGTTTCCGGGCCTACTATTCGGAGAAATCCCCCCGGGCCAGCACGACGTCGTGGCCGCCGGCTTTGGCATCGACAACCTTCGCCCTCGAAGAACGTCCGAATCCAACGTGCACGGCCTCGTGGGTCGTCAACGCAGCTTCTCCGACCTCGAAGCCGAGCCTGCATCCCCATCTAGCTG CGATCACTCGGCGTCGAAACATCTCCTGCCCTTGATCCATAAATCGCCTCCGCCCGCAGCCACATCAACAggaacaacaacaacagcggCACTTGCAGCGGCCACGGTAACGGCAACggctgttgcagcagcagaggccACTGCCCACTCCGCCACACACGCGTCAGCAGGTGCAAGCTCCAAACTACCTGTTTCCATCAGCAGGAGACTAGCGAGCCCaaccaactccaactccagtCCCGCTTCCTCGCGATCGAATTCACCATCTACATTTAGGAGACCACCG ACAGGTCGAAAACAGCCTCCCTCGGGCCTGGTTACACCAAGTAATAGCAACAACAGGCTTCAGGCGTACGTGTCCACCGCGCCGCCCAAGCTTTCACCGCCCTTGAGGAGCTCTCGTCCACGCCAGCCAGTCTCCGTAGCGACAACAGCAAGCTCCCGAATGAAAGAGGCGGCCAAAACGAAGCCCCCTGCACGTCCAAATGCGAGGGATAAcccttcttcgtcaaagaCGTACGACCCAGCGAAGCGTAAGATAATAGCTGTTGGACCTATAGACTTTGAACAGCGTCGAGAACACATTCGACTGGCGTACACCAAGACCATTCGAGAAAGCCAGGCCTACGAGGTGCGCCAAAGGGCGGTGGAGAGGAGGCGGAagcagatggaggaggccaaggccaaagcAGAAACCGCCACAACTGCAGCTGCCGCTCCAGATACAGATACAACTACGACTACAACTACGGCTTCACCTACCACGGTGACCGccggggaggaagaggcttcAAGTAACGAGCCAGCAGAAGACCGCGTAAATCCAGAGGTAGAGGCAGCGGAGACAGGGCCGGCTGAAAGCTTCTCGGCGAGGGAGCCGGCCGTGGAGCTCCCAGCTGATCATGACCCTCGTGCTGTTGTGGGGAACAACCGCGCAAGCCTTCTAGAAATCCCGACAGATGCAGCCTCGCACCCAGCTCCTGGCAAGGATGATGATTCGCCGACGCTGGGTATCCCCGGGAGCTTCCCTGAACCTTCACCGTCCGCTAACGTAGCAAGAAAGCAACGGCCTCTGTCAACCATTTCAGCAACCTCTGCTGTTACCGAGTTTGATATTGAGCCCCAGGCAGAGCTTTCCGAACTGACTATGTCCGATCGGCCGCTCAGCCCCCAAATCATAGTGCCGAAACGAGAACGCTCTCAGTACCGAAGCCCCTTTGAGGACGACGActttccatcatcgccgccgcggccgcGCCCTGCGACTCATCACATTAGCCAAGATAGCCATACCGACCAGCAGTTTATCCCTGACGCTTATTACGACAATGAGCATCAGGAGAACTCCTTTGAGACCCATGTGCACCAAGATTACCAAACCATTGTGACGATACTGCCGCAGCCTTCGCACGAGCCCCCTGCTGCCGAGGAGACTGCGCGGGCGGCGTCTTTTCCCCGACTGGATATTCAAGATGAATCAGACTGCCACTCAGACTTAGAAAGCGTTCCGGCAATGGCTCGCCGCATGCGCGCTGATATCGATGATGCCGCCACAGATGCCTGTACCGAAGAGACGGACGACCGAGATGGGATGGAGGATGAGCGGTCCCCATACCGCTTCGGCGCCGCCCATTCGCCGAACAGGGCTTCTACATGTGCATCATCGGACATAGAAACCTTTGATGACCTTCTCTATCCTTCGCATGACGAGCAGGTCGATGCGGGTCCACCAAACAAACTTTTGGCGCCGCCCTCGATATCCCGGGCCGACAGATCAAGCCATCAAACCGCATGGACTAACGTCTCTGTGGAGAGTATGGGACACTCAGAGGCCTCAGAGTCGCCTGTTAT CGCCGGTGTTCGCCCTTCTGTTGACTCGACACGGTCGTCGATCCAACTCGGCCAACAGCTCCCGGAACTAGACACGGGCGAAGGCTTCTCGATCCCTTACTTATCTGCAGAGGCGGCTTCTGACTTTTCGTATCTATCGTCGCCGAAACACGAACCGCCAGCCCTTCCCCGCTCTGGACGGAACTCAGCCATCGAATCGCAAACGTCCAGTGTATTTTATGAACAGTCCCAGTATGGTAGCACCTTGGTCAACTCTGAACGGGGGAGTGGGGAGTACATCTCTCATCATTCGGAAACTCCTCTGTCGATGATGGACATGACCTCGATGGAGACTATGGACCAGTACTTTGAGGGCCAGGCCCCCCAAGACAGCGATGCCAAATCATTCATTCAAGAAACTGAGGACCTAAGCAGCGAAGAGCGGCATCGCCTGATTCAAAGACGAAACGTCATCAAGGAGCTTGTCGACACCGAGGCCATCTTCGTAAGAGACATGAACATTGTAGAAGAGATTTATAAAGGCACCGCGGAGGCTTGCCCCAAGCTGGATGCGAAGATAAGCAAGCTCATTTTCCGGAACAGCGACGAGATTGTCGAATTCCACACCTCattccttgtcctcctcaAGGAGGCGGTGGCCAGCATATATGTGCCGAAAAGTGGCCGTTCCCTTGTCGCTAGAGAGGACTCACTTTACTCGGAACAAAGCCAGACCTCCATTGTTGACCTTAGTGACGCCAAGGACCGCGAGACGTCACTTGGTCCGGCGTTCCAAGCcagcatggagaagatgaaactTGCTCACGAGGGGTTCCTGAGAAACAGCGACCAGGCGGCCAAAAAGCTCATCCAGATCCAACAGGACCCGACGGTTCAAATCTGGCTGAACGAATGCAATGAGGTGGCCAAGGACCTGACCGCTGCCTGGGACTTGGATTCTCTGCTCATTAAACCGATGCAGCGAATTACAAAGTACCCGAATCTGATCATGACGCTCCTGCAACACACTCCCCAGGATCATCCCGATCGAGAGCCGCTTGTGGTGGCCAAAGAGGCGCTTGAAGAGGCCATTATCGAGATcaacaagacgaagaagaactTTGAGCTAGTCGGACAAATCGTCGGTAGAAAACGTAAGGAGTCCGACGTGAAGGCGGGACTTGCTCGAGCCTTTGGCAAGAAGGTGGACAAGCTGCAAGGCGGTGCTCGACCGCCCGAGGATCCTGAGTATGTCAAGCTGGAGGAAAGGTTCAGTGATGATTATCTGCGGTTACAAGTCGTTTTGCGCGATGTCGAGTTCTACACTAGGCAAGTGTCATCGTACGTGCACGAGTTTCTGCAATACTTGTCGGCGATTGAGTTGGTCATGCGACTCCAGCCAGGCAGCTTCCCTGAGCTGGAGAGCAAGTGGGTGCAGTTTAACATTTCGATCCGCGACATTGAGAAAGTAGCGCTGGAGCAGCAC TTGGCACAAATACGAAAGCATGTCATCGAGCCATTTGAACATGTCATCAAGTCTTACGGGAACCCCTCGTTGGctatgaagaagaggcaaaagcgCCGAGTTGTATGGGAACGTGCAGAGCAGCTAAAGAAGGCAGGCAAAAGCGTGGAACCCAAACTCAAGGAGCTGGTTGAGCAATATGAGGCTCTCAACGACACGCTGATCAAGGAGCTTCCGAAGCTGTCGGCGTTGACGGAAAAGGTGGGGAACATTTGCTTGGgcaatctcatcaacatccaggCCAATTGGTACCTGATatggagggagaagatgagggcTGTCCTGGCGGACGCGCCTGAGATGCCAGAAATAGAGGAAATTGTGGCAACTTTCGAGCGAGAGTTTCCCTACGCAAACGAGATGATGGCCAACATCGGCATTATCAACCCGGCCTACCATGGACGAACGTCCATCTCGACGACGAATGGAGACGACAACCTCCCCAGAACTAGGGGGCGAACTTCGGAAGCAGAGAACAGAGCATGGGGCCAGCCTGTGAATGGCGAACCAGTGCCTTCCCTGCCTGCGCCTGATTTTGGCAAACGACATAGCGGCTCGTTTACTCTATCTCCAATTGCTGCCGGGCCTTCCAGCGGCTTCGGGGCGACGGCGCCCAGTCCTCACCAGTACTATTATAGAGACTTTTATGCCGGCCTGTCAAGCAGTCAGGGAGGAATGGCATCACCGAGATCGGCCGAAGTGCCAGCAACCTCTCGATCACTTGGCGGTACGAGACCGAGTACGGGCAAGAGCTTCGATTCGTCGGCGATGGCAATGCCGCGACAGAGCACAGAGTCGGCACCTCACACCCGACGAGATTCGG ACGGCCCCGAAGAAAGCCAGCGGTCGTCTAGGGCGTCATCACGAGAGCGAGCGCATGCTTCTGACGGATACAATATCCTGTGGTTGGCAGCATCGCTCTTTGAGTTTAACATTTCCACAACAAAACACGAGGCCGGGTATCCTTACCTGACATATCAGGCTGGCGAG ATTTTTGACGTGATTGCCGAAAAGGGCGAGCTCTGGCTTGCAAAGAACCAAGACGACCCGACGGACCAGGTGGGCTGGATTTGGTCCAAGCATTTTGCCAAGCTGGCCGACTCATAG